The Aspergillus nidulans FGSC A4 chromosome VII nucleotide sequence GGGTAATACTCGGAAACCCTACCTGGCCCTGTTTGGTATGACTTTAGCATCCACGGTATAATACcccttgatgatgctgggcaTCCGAAAGCCAACCGTAAACACAAACGGCTGCTTTGCCACATtttcctggcttctctttTTCAGCTCCGTTCCACTCGGCAAGAAGAGCGCGGCCGTATGCGTTGTATGGCAGTCGTTGTCAAGGCCTGCGGATATCGCTGTATACAATCGCTCAGCCGCGCGGCTAAGAACATCAGCGTTTCCAAGCGAATCTAGACTTGGGCTCGCATTCGCATTGACATTGCTTCCTCTAGATCCTGGCCTCGAGGCCGTTCGTGCAACCTTTCCAGTCAGTCCTTCCTCGCGCTGGGGCTCGATGGTCACCCTCAACCTAGCCAGGAGCACGGTCGTATAATCCAGTCTCTCGAGCAAGCGATCAAAGTCCCTTCGCTGACTTGCCGACGTGATCAGCTGCCTTTTACCCCAGgctctccctcttccagTTCCTTTACCCCCCTTCCCAGTCGTCGAAGGAAACCCGGCCAGTCGCTCGGCGATATCAAAGACGGCTTCTCCGCATTTCCGAACGGTTGAAACATAGACATCTTTTCCATCCCCGAGAGACCGTTCAACAGCCATTACAACGTCTGGCTCGGCGAAGTAGACCGCGTGCGGCTGGTGGAGTATCTCTGCCactctctcttctccaagaTCTCCCGCCTGGGACTTGAGTATACTCTCTAGGTCCTTCTGCAGCAGGAAGTGCTGTCTCTGAAGTGTGTCCGTCAGTTCCTCCAGCGTCTTTACCATCTCTCGTGAAGACTGGTAATGCGGTTTACTTGAGTTCACTGAATTGATCACCATCGGTAGGCCGCCAATGACCACGCCGAGGACCTGGAGACCGGGATCACTTTCGCGCCCGATTCGGCCCATTGCAGATCGAGACTGGGGATGCATTGCATATTGTTTCAAGTGTCTCATCGATCTTGGTGGATTGTTTGCCGAGGGCTCCGGTCGGCAAACGTCATTGAAAGCTTGATTGCTCGACCCATGGTTGGGTTGGCCGAGTCGGTAACTGTCGATACCGCATTCGATGGGATGTTTATTCGTACCATAACCGGCTTGAATAGGGTCTATTATTAGTGCTGTTCTGGGCTGGCAGATGCGGAAAAATAGCAAGGAAATATGCAGGTCTCGAGTCTGGGATCTAGGTTCTCTTCTTGTAGAACATCCACACATACATTAAAGAGAGGCCCTCAGCTCCTATCAGCTACTCATACTCCGTTGCTGGTAAGGCCGTTATCAATTACATTGGCGAGATCGAAACTTGAAAAGggaatcaagaaaaagcgCAAGAAACTAGACTGCTGGAAATGGAGTAGGTGCTAGCATCAGGTGCCTACCAGGGTATTAGTTGCCAGCATTTAGGGCTTGAGACAACGAACACGTAGGTATACACCTTACCCTAATTCAGTACTGGTCTATACTCTTGTTTTTGAGAAGAGTTCATATCCAGGACGGAATGCAAATCCTTCTACTATGATTCTAATAAACATCCAAGCCTAATCATTCATTACCCGCTCAGCCCTAGGGAGATCTCTTCCTTGTCGAAAAGAGCTGCAACGCCAGATAGCTCACAACACCCGTAAAGCACAGCCCGCTAATAACCCCGAAACCCATAAGATACTTCGGCTTATCGTTGTCCGGAAACAGGTATGCGCCATAAATCTGTGCCAGGTTGCCCATCGCATTGACAAGCGCCAACGAAATGCCCCTGACTTCTCTCGGCATCTCGCCAAAGCTCACGGACGCATACGCCAAGGAGAGTCCGTTTGATGCCCACAGTCCCATTGCCATAATCACAAGGAGCGCATAGCGCGCCTTGAGGTCGTAAACGACGCAGATGACGATACTGCAGATCATGGCGACGCTCATCATTGCGACGAGAACGTACCCGCGCCTGGACTGGTGTCGGTCCGCAAAGTAGCCGGTTATCGCGTTGCACACAAAGGCCGCGGCGTAGATGGGGATGACCATGTATTGGGCCATGTTGCCCTTGTACCCGAGCCCGGAGACGAGGGTTGGGTAGAAGTAAGAGAGCGTGGACGAGCCGACGATGGCCTACTGCTTGTTAGCGATATTGCGCTTCTGCATTGAGAAAGGGGATGAGCGGAATATACCATATATCCAACAACGAATAACCACGTCTTCCAGTTACTCAAACTGGTCCGGAGTGCCTGTCCGTGACCCAAGGCTTCAGCATCCCCATCAACCATCATCGCCTCGGCCGCCATCCGCGCCATAGCAAGCTCCCGCTCCCTCTCGTTGAGTTTCTTCGTTGTTGCAGGAAAGTCAAGCAACAGGAAGGACGCAATAATGGACACGCCGGCTGTTGCGGCTCCCTCGACAATGAAGAGCCATCTCCACCCCTCGATTCCATGCACCCCCTCTAGCCCCCCCACAATACCGCCAGCTATCAAGCCTCCAAATGCACCCGATAGGATTGCGGCTGAAATATATACAGCAAACCTCTTACTCTGTTCGGACTTTTTGTACCAAGAGCTGATCACCAGTAACACGCCCGGTGCGAAACCGGCTTCTAGAACGCCCATAGCGACTCGGAATCCAATGAGCGCCTTGTACGTCTGCACGTACGCCATGCCGATAGTGACACAGCCCCAGGCAAACATGATGCAAGGCAGGTAGATGTTGGGCTTGATCTTTGAGAGGAGCATATTGGAGGGTACCTCAAAGATCACGTAGCCGATAAAGAAGACAACGAGGGCGATTGAATAGCGGTTCGAAGTAAGTTTAAGGTCGGTTTCCATGCCGGCAACTTTGGCGTTGCCGATACTGTACTCACTTGTCAGCTGCCTTTCATCCAGAGGGGTGCTGGAAGGGTCAATGTACTTTGTTCGGTCCATGTAGCTAAGGAGGTACATGATCCTATTGGCTTGGTCAGCTTTACATTTACGACAACACCAAGGGAGAAGGATCATACCAGATACACGGTAACAGGTATAGATCGATCTTGCGGACCaaccgcttctcctcctctgtgCCAGGAACATAGCCTGCCACGAGCGTCTCATGGGCAACGACAGGTTTCCCCTCAATGTCCTCGACCTCGGTCATGGAGGCTGAGTCGTGGTTGGCTTTCTTCATAACGGGTTCCCAACGAAAAGGTATAAGACGGTCAAAGATGTGGTTTGAGACTGGGAACCAAGCAAAGGGTACCGTGAACAGGCTGAACGGTTTTAGGGATAGACTCAGAGAGAGGAGAACTCCACGTTTTATAGATCGGCGTAGCCAAGTCCTATCTTTGCATGGACATTGACAAGCCCTCAACCCCGGAGCATGCGACACCGGATACGAGAACGCGGTATATTCCAGCCGATTTCAATGGCTAGAGGCTATGAGTGACGCATGGCCTGATTGATGCCCGGGGTTGCAGTGGGTTCTCCATATCGCCACCCCCAGCATGCGGGATGGAGCCGTCTGGGGTGACGGGGCTACAGTCTGACTCGTACGGCGCTCTAAAGTAAGGGGAAAGATCCTCGAGTCATCGGTGGAGTCCCTGAGAatctggatggagatgaatGACCGCGAGTCGAGGTATGCGCGGCACGCGGCCACTTGGGTCTCTTTATGACGTTCGCGACGAGGACACTCGGAGTTGATCCGTTGATAAAGATAGAGGGGTTTGTGTTCgtgaggagaaaaaggagattcGGGAGTATTTAAATTAGGAGCACGGCCTTTACTGCTCGGTTCGTGCTCAGTTCACTCAATTGCATCCATCTGATCATATACAACTCCGCAAACACAATGGCCACCAACGggtcctcatcgtcagaAGCGACGCCCGTCGTCAGCACGCTTCCCGGTCCTGACCATAACTGGCAGGTTACGCTTGCTGGAAAGGTCATTGCCAGTGCGTCCCAAAACCGTCCCATTCCAATAGGGCAGTGCTAAGAAGCGTATAGTCACCGGTGCAAACCAAGGCATTGGGCTCGGGATCGCAGAAGTCATTCTGGCCAACTCTGCAGCGCACGTCTACTCTCTCGACATCTCCACGCCCGGCGACCCCTTTAACGAGCTCGCGCAGAAGAACCCGAAgcgcttctccttcatccagACAGACGTGACCTCTGAAGAATCCGTCCAGGCTGCTCTCGACCAGATCGTCTCTGAACAAGGCCGGTTGGACGGGATGATTGCCAATGCCGGCGCAACAAAGCACCAGCCCGCGTTGGACTTCACCATGGATCAGGTCAAGCGCCTCTTCGAGCTCAACGTCTTCGGTGCCTGGAACTGCGCAACTGCGGCGGCGAAGACATTCATCAAACTCGGCATCAAGGGCTCAATTGTCTTTACTGCTAGCATGACATCTTACAGACCGAACCGCGCGGCGCCGAGCGCGCCATATGGAGGCACGAAAGCGGCGGTACGGAACATGACGCATACCTTGGCGATGGAGTGGGCGAAGCATGGAATCCGGGTGAACAGTATCTCGCCCGGGTTTGTGAAGACTGCATTGACGTATTATGTTGAGACAAGTCCCGACTGGGATACCAAGATGAAGTACTATGGGGGGATGCCGAGACTGGCGATTCCGCAGGAGTTGGGTGGCGCGTATGTTTACCTGCTTAGTGACACTGCGACGTATACGACGGGAATCGATATTCCAATTGCGGGGATCGTGGGGGCTTGGTAGATTCTTGTTCTAGGGTTGCTTTATTTATAGATGCGAATGGCGTTGAGGAAATATATGCGTTTTGGAGAATGCTGTCGGCCAATCTTGTGACTCGCTAGAAAGCATTCCGTCGCGCGAGGTAAAATTAATAAGTATGCGGAAGGTAAGGAGAAGCGATGGTATAGGAGAATGGGGAATCTTAAAGGCTTTGATTTCCAGATCTTCAGTGTTCCCCGAACGAGCGTGAACATGCCAGCGGTAGGCCTATCACGTTCGAGTCTAGAGATGAATATACACTGAATATATAGCATTCGCCTTTGAGTATACAAGCACATCTAGGGCTGACGTATATTTACAGTTTACATGTGAAAGAGCACCATATTTCGCTCAGAACTGAGTAATTGAATTGATGTATATCTATAAACGCGTCAATGTCATGAAATCTTCCCCTCAGCAACTTTCGCCCACTCCTTGCGCAAATCATCCTGTATCGTACCCATCGGCCACCCCGTGCGCCTCTCACACGCCTGGATTAACGAAATGATGGTTTCCTGCTGCGGCGCGCTCTGAACACACAGCCCGGCGCCAAATAAGCACTGCGCCGACATGATCTGACAGCTTGGGTCGGTGAGCTCTATGGCGATGCCGCAGATCGTAGCCACAGCGTCGGTCAGTATTTTCTACAGAACGCGTCAGCACATATACATCGAGGTCGGTCATGGGGAGGATACCTGAAATGTACGGTATCCCGCGAAGCCAGTCGTCACCGGCCGATGGAGGCAGACGAGGATTTTCGCGAAGCTGTATACTTGTAATGCGACCCCAAACACGGGCGGATGGATCCAGATAGGCGTCCATCCATGCACCTCGTCACGATTCGGACTTGGAAAGGCCTTGAAGGCGCCGGCCGAAAAACTGCGCCAACGCTCCAGCATGTCCATCAGTTCGTTCCCGCGCTCCGTCCGCAGCCGAATCTGCTCGGGGTCCACGGCCGCTTCGGGATCCGGTGGAGGCTCAGTGCAGTAGTTGACGGCCTGGCTGAGAAGATAAACAGACCGACAGGCGAGTTCATCCTCGCTTAGATCCGGATAGTCGACGATGGGCTGCCAGAAACTAAAACAGCGGCGGTGCTCGCGGAAAGCTGCCCAGAGATCCTGCCTTAGCCAGGCCCACCAGACGGCCTGCCGGAGGCCCCCGGACGCACCATTGACGTCTTGGGACCGTTGGATCCAGAAAACGCCTTTGAGGTGCCGTTGCCAATTGGAATTGTGTTCGCTCGCGTCGAGCATTTCGTACGTGCTCACCACGATAGCCGTCGCGAGGAGCTCTTCGCTGTGCTTGTAGGAGTTGTATTGGAGCGCGGTGGAGACATAGTGCAGGGTTTCGTAGTAGAATTGGATGGCTTCGTTTGGATCAGTGGGTTCCTGGCTATCATGAGTAGGCGGCGATAGTGAAGAGTAGCGGGCCGAGAGAGCGAGGATGGCTTTCATGAGCCCGACATTTCGGAGCGCAAGCCGGGTGGCATAGCTGGAGAAATGTTTGTGGCAGTCAAAGAGGTCGAGCTATCTAGTTCAGTATCTGTTTCTTCTCCAAATAGCGCTACGGGAACTCACTGGGAGGGCAATGTGCTCGGCAAACTTTCTAAAGAGGGAAGCCTCGTGCTTGCTTAAAGCAATATCCGAGTCGGCTTGCCATGCTTGTCTTTCCGAGAGCTGTGGAGAATATAGCGGCGCCGTGCTGGCGTTGTCGCGGTAGTGGCTGACCGACCCACGCGAGAGCCGCGTTCGAGGAGTTGAAGCGGGCAGGCTGAAATCACCGGCCTGGGCGGCATCGGTCGCAAGCAGGTTCAGCCACCGGGCGCTCGCGTGGTCGAGATTGACGTCAGGCGTGACCGACTCAGAATTCTGCGCTGATGGAAGTGCCTGCACAGAGCCAGAATAGTCTGGGGGACGGGTATCCGGATAGAGGGCCACCAGCTCGGGATCCAGGATGTTGTGCGTTTCCGGGCTCGGGCCACTGGTGGCATCGTAGTCTAACGTCGGTGCTACAGGACCAGGAGGCGCTGATCGGGGCGAGCAAAGGATATGCTGTATCCGGGATGAGTTGGATGCAGGACTGGCCAGGCCAGTTCTATCGGAAGGAGTCTGCCGGGTATCGCCGGGGTAGACGCAGTCGCGGTCCGAATTAGTACACGGGCCGCATCGGGGCTCTGCAGGAGTCAGCCAACAGTTTCCAATGGCAATGTAGATATCTAGCTAGACTTACTTCGTTCATCACATTTCTTGTGTCTGGTGCGGCACGTGAGACTGGGGACAGACGACCAGGGTCAGTCACGTTCGCGGATCTGGGGAAGTGGGCATACCAACCAGCCGGTATTAGTGCGAAGGCCACGGCCGCGGGGCTTCCTGATACGCTTCTTGACGACTTTTGCAGGAGCGTCCATGATGCCGCGAGGCGTGGTGTGCCTACTCAGAGTAGGTCACTGGTGTTGCTGTAGAGAATGAATTGGACGCCGTCCCCCGCGTTTTAGCGACTACAGTGCCCGCGTCTCGCGGCCTCTGTCTCCGCCCGGTGGGAAACCGCTTAGTCTCTACGCTCTGTGCACTCCCCACGTTCCACTTTGGCTTCAAATCAAGCCATTGAGAAAGCGCATCAGCTGGTCGTCTTTGCTACGATTCCACTCTTCAGTGGAGAAGAATTGATTACCCAGTCTCGTCAAACTACCCCAGAAATGGGTTTCTATTATCCACCAAATCAGTCATTCTGCACTACTCAATCACTACTAACACAAGCACCTACGACATACCGAACCACAGAACCACGGGCTGCTGAAGTGCCGATTGGATCAATTCCATCGATTCATCCAATCCTGGACATACCGAGCCAGTATTCCATCCTGGATAATCCTCAAACGCCCATTTCGCAACGTCTCGCTATCCCGCTCAGCTTTGTCAGTTCGGAAAATCTTCGGCTTTGGTGCGTTGCCCCCGTACATCGCTTCGTAGTGGTCGACTAACTTCACAGCAGgattctgcagctcctctcctctgccttcgCTTTGCCGCAGCTTTTCTAGCCAGTCGTTGAACGGGACCGTTCGGAACTCGAATCCGTGTTGACGAAGGGTGCTGAGCATAGCCGACCAGGTAAAGGTATGGGGATTGCACAGATTATATACAGagtcgtcgccgtcgtcgcggTTATCGTGGGATGAATGGGAGGAACATACCCGGGCGATCTCCATGATGGAGCAGGCGAGCTTGTCGGCTGGAAGCCACGAGCAGTCCATGTCCAATTCCGGCAGTGCTTTCAGTGTCAGAGCGGATCGCAGCATCAGTGGGATTGCCTCGCTGTCATTCCAGAGACCCTTCTTGGAATGCCCTGACACCTGGCCGATTCGGAGAGAGTATGTCCTCGCTCCGGTTTTTCGCGCGTTGCTGATAATCCGCTCCCCGACGAGCTTTGAGCGGGCATAGCCCATACTGAGAGCGCTACCTAGATCGCTGATCGGTAGCTCGTCTATACTGTCCGCCGAAGAAGCAAATGCTGTCGAAATAGATGAGCAGAAAAGCATCACGGCCGGTGTCGGCATATGCACAGACAACGAGAAATTGATCAATTGGTTCAGTCCTACGATGTGCGATGTGAATGTGGACAGTGGGAGGTTGAAGTTCACTGGCCAAGCTGTGTGAACTATCAAGGATACACACTGTCGCATTTCTT carries:
- a CDS encoding uncharacterized protein (transcript_id=CADANIAT00009104); this encodes MKKANHDSASMTEVEDIEGKPVVAHETLVAGYVPGTEEEKRLVRKIDLYLLPCIWIMYLLSYMDRTKYIDPSSTPLDERQLTSEYSIGNAKVAGMETDLKLTSNRYSIALVVFFIGYVIFEVPSNMLLSKIKPNIYLPCIMFAWGCVTIGMAYVQTYKALIGFRVAMGVLEAGFAPGVLLVISSWYKKSEQKGVHGIEGWRWLFIVEGAATAGVSIIASFLLLDFPATTKKLNERERELAMARMAAEAMMVDGDAEALGHGQALRTSLSNWKTWLFVVGYMAIVGSSTLSYFYPTLVSGLGYKGNMAQYMVIPIYAAAFVCNAITGYFADRHQSRRGYVLVAMMSVAMICSIVICVVYDLKARYALLVIMAMGLWASNGLSLAYASVSFGEMPREVRGISLALVNAMGNLAQIYGAYLFPDNDKPKYLMGFGVISGLCFTGVSRSAMGRIGRESDPGLQVLGVVIGGLPMVINSVNSSKPHYQSSREMVKTLEELTDTLQRQHFLLQKDLESILKSQAGDLGEERVAEILHQPHAVYFAEPDVVMAVERSLGDGKDVYVSTVRKCGEAVFDIAERLAGFPSTTGKGGKGTGRGRAWGKRQLITSASQRRDFDRLLERLDYTTVLLARLRVTIEPQREEGLTGKVARTASRPGSRGSNVNANASPSLDSLGNADVLSRAAERLYTAISAGLDNDCHTTHTAALFLPSGTELKKRSQENVAKQPFVFTVGFRMPSIIKGYYTVDAKVIPNRASYGQPTPGQSSGRVSNDLCQLITTAEEQGRMLELHVSQAGSCTWNELHPALSPSQTPATADLTTMDTVIRHSAPGSWTTAQKLRLSFFLASSILQLSPTRWLQPSHPLTSDTIWFSKANASTLTRASASASLLLPKPLILRDFFGSDTRSFEPPIARNSLLEFTVLLLEIWHQRTFDWYAEEIQAPLDTDFWARLRIVEMWVEDSKDLVLDEVYTIMMRCLNGTFGTAATEPVARWDDDVFRADFWRRVVVVLEEALNTV
- a CDS encoding SDR family oxidoreductase (transcript_id=CADANIAT00009105) — encoded protein: MATNGSSSSEATPVVSTLPGPDHNWQVTLAGKVIAITGANQGIGLGIAEVILANSAAHVYSLDISTPGDPFNELAQKNPKRFSFIQTDVTSEESVQAALDQIVSEQGRLDGMIANAGATKHQPALDFTMDQVKRLFELNVFGAWNCATAAAKTFIKLGIKGSIVFTASMTSYRPNRAAPSAPYGGTKAAVRNMTHTLAMEWAKHGIRVNSISPGFVKTALTYYVETSPDWDTKMKYYGGMPRLAIPQELGGAYVYLLSDTATYTTGIDIPIAGIVGAW
- a CDS encoding Zn(II)2Cys6 transcription factor (transcript_id=CADANIAT00009106), with the translated sequence MDAPAKVVKKRIRKPRGRGLRTNTGCLTCRTRHKKCDERKPRCGPCTNSDRDCVYPGDTRQTPSDRTGLASPASNSSRIQHILCSPRSAPPGPVAPTLDYDATSGPSPETHNILDPELVALYPDTRPPDYSGSVQALPSAQNSESVTPDVNLDHASARWLNLLATDAAQAGDFSLPASTPRTRLSRGSVSHYRDNASTAPLYSPQLSERQAWQADSDIALSKHEASLFRKFAEHIALPLDLFDCHKHFSSYATRLALRNVGLMKAILALSARYSSLSPPTHDSQEPTDPNEAIQFYYETLHYVSTALQYNSYKHSEELLATAIVVSTYEMLDASEHNSNWQRHLKGVFWIQRSQDVNGASGGLRQAVWWAWLRQDLWAAFREHRRCFSFWQPIVDYPDLSEDELACRSVYLLSQAVNYCTEPPPDPEAAVDPEQIRLRTERGNELMDMLERWRSFSAGAFKAFPSPNRDEVHGWTPIWIHPPVFGVALQVYSFAKILVCLHRPVTTGFAGYRTFQKILTDAVATICGIAIELTDPSCQIMSAQCLFGAGLCVQSAPQQETIISLIQACERRTGWPMGTIQDDLRKEWAKVAEGKIS